The Sphingobacteriales bacterium genome has a window encoding:
- a CDS encoding BamA/TamA family outer membrane protein — protein MLTTPVRTFLLISLLTSTFFQSFSQTNKDKKYLLTEIVVKGNEKTKKQVILRELTFKAGDSLQASAVDSLKILNENNIFNLSLFLEVYVDFQIQDSQKCFCQIEVKERFFTIPGFYAELADRTFNEWWFLHHHQLNRVDVGFLLTQKNCRGRNETLSAYVQAGYSHRLTAAYSIPGLNQKRNSGFELQFQYLANREFAYSIDSLNRLVYFRGDDYQRKRMKTSLFYYYRVSIYSTHQAELSYQFNRVTDTILSLNPDYLGNNRLKNSFLSLNYTFDLDHTDIHFYPEKGYVFQLNAGFSGLGISKYINQFNLSGTYSAFYSPMPKVLMAHQLRGFYCSEKNLSFLFSPSFGYEDILVRTFEYYLIKGRSGFLLKNDIKYSLLNETLSIRFLRWHKFNTIPIRLYPKVFFDAGYVSDQAVFREFSLNNKLLTGGGIGFDLVSYYDIVVRMEVGTNNLGEKHIFVHFRKAI, from the coding sequence TTGTTGACAACACCTGTGCGTACTTTTCTATTAATTTCCCTTTTAACCAGCACCTTTTTTCAAAGCTTTTCACAAACAAACAAGGATAAAAAATATCTGCTTACTGAGATTGTTGTCAAAGGTAATGAAAAGACAAAGAAACAGGTTATACTCAGAGAACTGACCTTTAAAGCGGGAGACAGCCTTCAGGCTTCTGCTGTCGACAGTCTGAAAATACTTAATGAGAATAATATATTCAACCTTTCTCTCTTTCTGGAAGTCTATGTGGATTTTCAAATTCAGGATAGTCAGAAATGTTTCTGTCAAATTGAGGTAAAAGAGCGTTTTTTTACCATTCCGGGATTTTATGCCGAACTGGCCGACCGTACTTTCAATGAATGGTGGTTTTTACACCATCATCAGTTGAACCGGGTGGATGTTGGGTTTTTACTTACTCAAAAAAACTGCAGAGGAAGAAATGAAACATTAAGCGCTTATGTGCAGGCAGGTTATTCTCACCGCTTAACTGCAGCTTATTCAATTCCCGGCCTGAATCAAAAGAGAAATTCGGGATTCGAATTACAGTTTCAATATCTGGCCAACCGTGAGTTTGCCTATTCCATTGATAGTCTGAACCGTCTTGTGTATTTCAGAGGGGATGATTATCAGCGTAAAAGAATGAAAACCAGTTTGTTTTATTATTACAGGGTTAGTATTTACAGCACTCATCAGGCAGAACTTTCTTATCAGTTCAACAGGGTGACAGATACTATCTTAAGTCTGAATCCGGATTATTTAGGTAATAACCGTTTAAAAAACAGTTTTCTTTCCTTAAACTACACCTTCGATTTAGATCATACTGATATTCACTTTTATCCGGAGAAAGGATATGTTTTTCAGTTAAATGCCGGGTTTTCAGGGCTGGGTATCTCAAAGTATATCAATCAGTTTAATCTTTCGGGGACATATTCAGCTTTTTATTCTCCAATGCCAAAAGTTTTAATGGCACATCAGCTCAGGGGATTTTACTGCTCTGAAAAAAACCTTTCTTTTTTGTTTTCTCCATCCTTTGGATATGAAGATATTCTGGTCAGGACTTTTGAGTATTATCTGATAAAGGGGAGGTCGGGTTTTTTGTTAAAAAATGACATTAAATACAGCTTGCTGAATGAAACCTTAAGCATCAGGTTCCTCAGATGGCATAAATTCAATACCATTCCAATCCGGCTTTATCCAAAAGTATTTTTTGATGCAGGATATGTATCAGATCAGGCTGTTTTCAGGGAATTTTCGCTGAACAACAAACTGCTTACAGGTGGAGGAATCGGATTCGATCTGGTAAGTTATTACGATATTGTAGTCAGGATGGAAGTTGGCACCAACAACCTTGGAGAAAAACATATATTTG
- the kdsB gene encoding 3-deoxy-manno-octulosonate cytidylyltransferase, with amino-acid sequence MKAVGIIPARYGSSRFPGKPLAKIGEKSMIRRVYEKVRLSGIKDVWIATDDKRILNHAKEFGAQAIMTSVRHQSGTERCAEALKKIGGNFDVVVNIQGDEPFADPSHLKLLVNAFKNKDVQIATLTDAFDDLQQLFSPNTVKIIADHQFFATYFSRSVIPFLRDIPEKEWIKHYPYLRHIGIYAFRTDVLQKVVKLKPSPPEKAESLEQLRWIYYGYKIKLIQVKYYGLSVDTPEDLEKANELLNNIYY; translated from the coding sequence ATGAAAGCAGTCGGGATAATACCAGCCAGATACGGATCGAGCCGGTTTCCGGGTAAACCACTGGCCAAAATCGGTGAGAAAAGTATGATAAGGCGGGTATATGAAAAAGTCAGATTATCCGGGATAAAAGATGTCTGGATTGCAACGGATGACAAAAGAATACTTAATCATGCAAAAGAATTCGGGGCTCAGGCAATAATGACCTCAGTCAGGCATCAGTCTGGAACGGAAAGATGTGCAGAAGCATTAAAAAAAATCGGAGGTAATTTTGATGTCGTTGTCAACATTCAGGGAGATGAGCCTTTTGCCGACCCATCTCATCTGAAACTGCTGGTCAATGCCTTTAAAAACAAAGATGTTCAGATAGCTACCCTGACAGACGCTTTTGATGACCTTCAACAGCTTTTTTCTCCTAATACTGTAAAAATCATTGCTGATCATCAGTTTTTTGCCACTTACTTCAGCAGATCAGTCATTCCGTTTCTGCGGGATATCCCTGAAAAAGAATGGATTAAACATTACCCTTACCTCCGTCATATCGGAATTTATGCCTTCAGAACGGATGTCCTTCAGAAAGTCGTAAAACTTAAACCTTCACCTCCGGAAAAAGCGGAATCACTGGAGCAACTGAGATGGATCTATTACGGCTATAAAATAAAACTTATACAGGTTAAATATTACGGGCTTTCGGTCGATACCCCGGAAGACCTCGAAAAAGCAAATGAATTATTGAACAACATATATTACTAA
- a CDS encoding CTP synthase, producing METRYIFVTGGVTSSLGKGILASSLAKLLQASGYKVALQKFDPYINVDPGTLNPYEHGECYVTDDGAETDLDLGHYERFLNQPTSQMNNVTTGAVYQTVIEKERRGDFLGKTVQVVPHITDEIKSRFVKLAESGDYEIIITEIGGTVGDIESLPFIEAVRQFRWELNDYQTLVIHLTLIPYLKAAGELKTKPTQHSVKALQEQGLQPDILVCRSELPLNKDIKAKVARFCNVSVDSVIEAVDVDTIYEVPLKMKKENLDKVVLFKLNLMARQDVELTQWKNFLRKLKAPVHEVNIGLIGKYTELPDAYKSIKEAFTHAAAMNECKVNVQYISSEFINDKNVEEKLKPLHGILVAPGFGDRGIEGKITAIQYARTHKLPFFGICLGMQCAVIEFARNVLGLKDANSTEFNPDTPHPVIDLMEEQKKIINKGGTMRLGAYPCEISPDSKVSKIYGSCLISERHRHRFEFNNHFREDFKKNGFIPVGLNKASDLVEIMELSGHPWFIGSQFHPELKSTVANPHPLFVDFVRAAIDYSKS from the coding sequence ATGGAAACACGATATATTTTCGTTACAGGTGGCGTTACTTCCTCTCTGGGAAAAGGAATACTGGCCTCTTCACTTGCCAAACTGCTTCAGGCAAGCGGGTACAAGGTAGCTTTGCAAAAATTTGATCCCTACATCAATGTTGACCCAGGAACACTTAACCCTTACGAACATGGCGAATGTTACGTAACAGATGATGGTGCCGAAACCGATCTCGATCTTGGCCATTATGAAAGATTTCTGAATCAGCCGACTTCCCAGATGAATAATGTTACCACCGGTGCGGTTTATCAGACCGTTATTGAAAAAGAAAGACGTGGTGATTTTCTCGGCAAAACAGTACAGGTTGTTCCACACATTACCGATGAAATAAAAAGCCGTTTTGTAAAACTTGCAGAATCAGGCGACTATGAGATTATTATTACTGAAATAGGTGGAACGGTAGGTGATATTGAAAGTCTGCCTTTCATTGAAGCCGTCCGTCAGTTTCGTTGGGAGCTAAATGATTATCAAACACTTGTTATACATCTGACTTTAATTCCCTATCTGAAAGCAGCCGGGGAACTGAAGACAAAACCCACCCAACATTCGGTAAAAGCCCTGCAGGAACAGGGACTTCAGCCGGATATTCTGGTTTGCCGTTCCGAACTGCCACTCAATAAAGACATCAAAGCTAAAGTAGCCAGATTCTGTAATGTATCCGTTGACTCCGTCATTGAAGCTGTTGATGTGGATACCATTTATGAGGTACCACTGAAAATGAAAAAAGAAAACCTCGACAAGGTAGTACTTTTCAAGCTCAACCTGATGGCTCGTCAGGATGTGGAGCTGACACAATGGAAAAATTTTCTTCGCAAGCTGAAAGCTCCTGTTCATGAAGTAAATATTGGCCTTATCGGAAAATATACAGAACTCCCCGATGCTTATAAATCCATCAAGGAAGCCTTTACGCATGCAGCTGCCATGAATGAATGCAAGGTTAACGTTCAGTATATCTCTTCAGAATTCATCAATGATAAAAATGTTGAAGAAAAACTGAAACCACTGCATGGAATTCTGGTAGCTCCCGGATTTGGGGACAGAGGCATTGAAGGTAAAATTACTGCCATCCAATATGCACGCACTCACAAACTTCCTTTTTTCGGCATTTGCCTGGGTATGCAATGCGCAGTGATCGAATTTGCCAGAAATGTACTGGGATTAAAAGATGCCAATTCAACGGAATTTAACCCAGACACCCCTCATCCGGTTATTGACCTGATGGAAGAGCAGAAAAAAATCATCAACAAAGGAGGCACCATGCGTCTGGGAGCTTATCCCTGCGAAATCAGCCCCGACAGCAAGGTCTCAAAAATTTACGGCTCATGTCTGATCAGCGAACGTCATCGCCATCGCTTTGAATTCAATAATCATTTCAGAGAAGATTTCAAAAAAAATGGTTTTATCCCTGTTGGATTGAATAAAGCATCCGATCTTGTTGAAATCATGGAGTTGTCCGGTCATCCATGGTTTATCGGAAGTCAGTTCCATCCCGAACTCAAAAGCACTGTGGCCAATCCCCATCCCCTCTTTGTCGATTTTGTCAGAGCAGCCATTGATTATTCAAAAAGCTGA
- a CDS encoding glycoside hydrolase family 16 protein produces the protein MKKLLITLTWLISIHQVGSQPACVVLLQKNNHYVQLKKVWSDEFNHEGLDRDVWRKEYPWGRVLLCNSEQQLYSPENIGISEGKLNLIARNEPFSLRVYPQLEDSAVLTSDCNYDGIQDTVGINLRTFSYTSGMVYSKPTFKYGLFESRFKIPYGQGLWPAFWLFGHKGEIDVCEFRCHEPDKVHFDVHQGEVIADNGPMMTERPGGWIKLNSPVKDIYISMSVLWEENKVTWFINNIPAAVEYHRFDYPMSVVANLAIPGNCPNLFCPGPDENTVFPAVFSLDYFRVYQQNNDTIRLRLIDRDSSAGFDTLSEIIPVQHKKFLSKERKFEKDKETDIIGKISFYPDNQIIVLDLFQMKAGASVYLTNSSGLTLLEEEYPGRNQSINIGMLDEGEYLLTVRGRKNNFVIPFSIDRDTKN, from the coding sequence GTGAAAAAGTTGTTAATCACACTTACATGGTTAATTTCGATTCATCAGGTAGGTTCTCAGCCCGCCTGTGTAGTTTTGCTTCAGAAAAACAATCATTATGTTCAGCTAAAAAAAGTCTGGTCGGATGAATTTAATCATGAAGGGCTTGACAGGGATGTGTGGCGTAAGGAATATCCATGGGGGCGGGTATTGTTGTGCAATTCCGAGCAACAGTTGTATTCTCCTGAAAATATCGGAATTTCGGAAGGGAAACTTAACCTGATAGCCCGGAATGAACCATTCAGCCTGAGAGTTTACCCTCAGCTGGAAGACAGCGCTGTTCTGACTTCCGATTGCAATTATGATGGCATTCAGGATACAGTTGGCATCAATTTGCGAACATTCAGCTATACATCTGGAATGGTATATTCCAAACCTACCTTTAAATACGGTCTTTTTGAAAGCCGATTCAAAATACCTTACGGTCAGGGACTCTGGCCTGCATTCTGGCTTTTCGGGCACAAAGGGGAGATTGATGTATGTGAGTTTCGATGCCACGAGCCTGATAAAGTGCATTTTGATGTCCATCAGGGTGAAGTGATTGCTGATAACGGGCCGATGATGACGGAGAGACCTGGCGGATGGATTAAATTGAATTCTCCGGTTAAAGATATCTATATCAGCATGAGTGTTTTGTGGGAGGAAAACAAAGTAACCTGGTTCATTAACAATATTCCTGCTGCTGTTGAATATCATCGTTTTGACTATCCCATGTCGGTTGTAGCCAATCTGGCTATTCCAGGAAACTGTCCGAATCTGTTTTGCCCCGGACCAGATGAAAACACCGTTTTTCCTGCAGTATTCAGCCTCGATTATTTCAGGGTTTATCAGCAAAATAATGATACCATCAGGCTTCGTTTAATTGACAGAGATTCATCTGCCGGATTTGATACTTTGAGTGAAATTATTCCTGTTCAGCACAAAAAGTTTCTTTCAAAAGAGCGGAAATTTGAAAAGGATAAAGAGACAGACATTATTGGTAAAATCAGCTTTTATCCTGATAATCAAATTATTGTTCTTGATTTATTTCAGATGAAAGCAGGAGCGTCTGTCTATCTGACAAATTCCAGTGGCTTAACACTGTTGGAAGAGGAATATCCGGGGAGGAATCAATCCATCAATATCGGTATGCTGGATGAAGGTGAATATCTCTTGACCGTAAGAGGCAGAAAAAACAACTTTGTCATCCCGTTTTCCATTGATCGGGATACCAAAAACTGA
- a CDS encoding VOC family protein: MVGWFEIPVSDMDRAIGFYSKVFDISLEKQEFGEEMMAFFPWFEQQTGAGGSLNYHPAFYKPSENGVLIYFTTPSGNLDEDLKRVEEAGGKVLIPKKLISEDIGYMAVFLDSEGNRIALHSRT, encoded by the coding sequence ATGGTTGGCTGGTTTGAAATTCCTGTTTCAGATATGGACAGGGCTATCGGCTTTTACAGTAAGGTTTTTGACATCAGTCTTGAAAAACAGGAGTTTGGAGAAGAAATGATGGCTTTTTTCCCCTGGTTTGAACAGCAGACCGGTGCAGGAGGCTCATTGAACTATCATCCCGCTTTTTACAAGCCTTCTGAAAATGGCGTATTGATTTATTTTACGACACCATCAGGCAATCTGGATGAAGACCTTAAACGGGTGGAGGAAGCTGGTGGAAAGGTGCTTATACCTAAAAAACTGATTTCTGAAGACATTGGGTATATGGCTGTATTTCTGGATTCTGAAGGAAACAGAATTGCTTTACATTCAAGAACTTAG
- a CDS encoding DNA alkylation repair protein, translating to MTITEVMNELQKMGDEQTKKTLMKHGAKEPFFGVRVGDMKKLQKKIRKDHSLAIELFRTGNSDAMYFAAMICEPEKMTKEDLQYWAEKAYWYWLSEYTVAWTAAESGKGWEMAEKWIHSPEENIASSGWSTYSSLLAITPDENIPADLIMSLLKKIENEIHRERNRVRYCMNQFLIAVGTYYLPLKAKAIEVGKKIGKISVDMGGTACKVPDVVEYIEKVEKMGRSGKKRNTAFC from the coding sequence ATGACTATAACAGAAGTGATGAATGAGTTGCAAAAAATGGGAGATGAGCAAACCAAAAAGACCTTGATGAAACATGGAGCCAAGGAGCCTTTTTTTGGCGTCAGGGTGGGGGATATGAAGAAGTTGCAGAAGAAGATACGAAAAGACCATTCGCTGGCCATTGAATTATTCAGGACAGGAAACAGTGATGCCATGTATTTTGCAGCCATGATCTGTGAGCCTGAAAAAATGACGAAAGAAGACCTGCAGTATTGGGCAGAGAAGGCATATTGGTACTGGCTGAGCGAATATACGGTTGCATGGACTGCCGCAGAAAGTGGTAAAGGCTGGGAAATGGCAGAAAAATGGATTCACTCACCCGAAGAAAACATTGCCTCAAGTGGCTGGAGTACATATTCCAGCCTGCTGGCCATTACACCAGACGAAAATATTCCTGCTGACCTGATAATGAGCCTTCTGAAAAAGATTGAAAATGAGATTCATCGGGAAAGAAACCGAGTGAGGTACTGCATGAACCAGTTTCTGATTGCTGTCGGAACATATTATTTGCCACTAAAAGCAAAGGCCATTGAAGTCGGGAAGAAAATCGGTAAGATTTCGGTGGATATGGGAGGAACGGCCTGCAAGGTACCGGATGTTGTGGAATACATTGAGAAAGTGGAAAAAATGGGGCGAAGCGGCAAAAAAAGAAACACTGCATTTTGCTAA
- the htpG gene encoding molecular chaperone HtpG, giving the protein MMKKGTLSVNTQDIFPIIKKFLYTDHEIFLRELISNATDAIKKLQVLASKGELQEELGRLKIEVKLDKKAKTLSVIDNGIGMTEEEIEKYINQIAFSSAEEFLKKYEQSNDKNLIIGHFGLGFYSAFMVADKVEIITKSYLPDSQAIKWECSGNTEFKITESKKKERGTEVKLHIADDSAEFLEEYRINELLKKYCQFMPVEIEFGSEKTTEKTGITDKDGKEIEKEVEKPKIINNTKPLWTRPPQELTDEDYKSFYEELYPFSQPPLFWIHLNVDYPFHLTGILYFPKVTSNFELQKNKIKLFSNQVYVTDSVDQIVPEFLTLLHGVIDSPDIPLNVSRSALQADSNVKKISSYIIRKVSDKLQELFNKDREEFQKKWDDIDIFVKYGMLTEDKFYEKAVSFFLLKDVDDKYYTFEEYKELVRHTQEDKDKNIVWLYTTDKEEQMPYIEQARKREYNVLFTNEILDAHFFNLIEQKFEKTKIKRVDAGALDELIDKGDKRESVLSKEKQDKLQEIFKSLAGEEKNIVKVEALSPDDQPVIITEDEFFRRMNDMAKTGAGFYGMGAMPPMYNIVINSNHPLTSKIANMEEKEQQQQLARQLYDLARLSKNILKGKDLTDFIERSLEIIK; this is encoded by the coding sequence ATTATGAAAAAAGGTACATTAAGTGTAAACACACAGGATATTTTCCCTATCATTAAAAAATTTCTTTATACCGATCACGAAATTTTCCTGAGGGAACTCATTTCAAATGCCACAGATGCCATTAAAAAGCTGCAGGTACTTGCTTCAAAAGGTGAGCTACAGGAAGAACTTGGCAGACTTAAAATTGAAGTTAAACTCGATAAAAAAGCCAAAACATTGTCTGTTATCGACAATGGTATTGGTATGACTGAAGAAGAAATTGAAAAATACATCAACCAGATAGCTTTTTCGAGTGCAGAAGAATTTCTGAAGAAATACGAACAAAGCAATGATAAAAACCTGATTATCGGACACTTTGGCCTCGGATTTTACAGTGCTTTTATGGTGGCCGATAAAGTTGAAATCATAACTAAATCCTACCTTCCCGATTCTCAGGCCATTAAATGGGAATGTTCCGGAAATACCGAATTCAAAATTACCGAATCCAAAAAGAAAGAAAGAGGAACTGAAGTTAAACTGCACATCGCTGATGATTCGGCTGAGTTTCTTGAAGAATATCGAATTAACGAACTTCTGAAGAAATACTGTCAGTTCATGCCTGTTGAAATTGAATTCGGCTCTGAGAAAACGACAGAGAAAACAGGTATTACCGACAAAGACGGCAAAGAAATCGAAAAGGAAGTCGAAAAACCAAAGATAATCAACAATACCAAACCCCTGTGGACAAGGCCGCCTCAGGAACTTACGGATGAAGATTATAAAAGCTTTTATGAAGAGCTGTATCCCTTTTCGCAGCCTCCTCTATTCTGGATTCATCTCAATGTGGATTACCCTTTCCACCTGACAGGAATTCTGTATTTCCCAAAAGTTACCTCCAATTTTGAACTCCAGAAAAACAAAATCAAGCTCTTTTCCAATCAGGTTTATGTTACCGACAGTGTCGATCAGATAGTGCCTGAATTTCTTACACTGCTTCACGGAGTCATTGATTCGCCCGATATTCCGCTCAATGTTTCGAGAAGTGCCTTGCAGGCTGATTCTAACGTAAAGAAAATCAGCTCATATATTATCCGTAAAGTTTCCGACAAACTTCAGGAACTCTTTAATAAAGACAGGGAAGAATTTCAGAAAAAATGGGACGATATCGACATTTTCGTTAAATATGGCATGCTGACCGAGGATAAGTTTTATGAAAAAGCAGTCTCCTTTTTCCTGCTCAAAGATGTTGACGACAAGTATTACACCTTCGAGGAATACAAAGAGCTTGTCCGCCACACACAGGAAGATAAAGATAAAAACATCGTCTGGCTTTATACAACCGACAAGGAAGAACAGATGCCATATATCGAACAGGCCAGAAAACGTGAATATAATGTCCTCTTTACCAATGAAATCCTCGATGCCCATTTCTTTAACCTGATTGAGCAAAAGTTTGAAAAAACCAAAATCAAACGTGTGGATGCCGGAGCACTGGATGAACTCATCGACAAAGGCGATAAACGTGAAAGTGTTCTAAGTAAGGAAAAACAGGATAAACTTCAGGAAATATTCAAGTCGCTTGCAGGAGAAGAAAAAAATATCGTTAAGGTGGAAGCATTATCACCTGATGATCAACCTGTTATCATCACAGAAGATGAATTTTTCCGCAGAATGAATGATATGGCAAAAACCGGGGCAGGTTTTTATGGAATGGGTGCCATGCCTCCTATGTACAACATTGTCATCAACAGCAACCATCCACTGACCAGCAAAATTGCCAATATGGAAGAAAAGGAACAACAACAACAACTGGCCCGTCAACTATATGATCTGGCAAGGCTTTCCAAAAATATCCTGAAAGGCAAAGACCTGACTGATTTCATTGAAAGGTCATTGGAAATCATAAAATAA
- a CDS encoding AAA family ATPase produces the protein MVITEQLKLAFDYVQFTDRHVFLTGNAGTGKTTFLQQLRNQTFKRMIVTAPTGVAAINAGGVTLHSFFQFPFGPLVPEMLTDVLNPDTQVKGRASANVNKYVKDKIRIIRSLDLLVIDEISMVRADLLDAVDEVLRRIRYNQEPFGGIQLLMIGDLYQLAPVVTHEERPLLEKYYETPFFFSSKALQRTNYICIELTRIFRQSDQKFIEMLGQIRTNHIDEDTLRQLNSRYYPNIEQNPEKGCIILTTHKNKANSINQNRLDSIKKKSYFFTAKVEGTFPEDIYPTLEELELKEGAQIMFIKNDSSIEKKYYNGKIGIIESIDDEGVRVKCQEDDEEIIVGRETWENIRYELDENTKEIKEHVIGRFSQLPLKLAYAITIHKSQGLTFDKAVIDAKAAFASGQVYVALSRCRTFEGLFLSSKIDFSSIKIDSDVVSFNRNFQKKPSLEHELPTAIHDFQKKLIIELFNFNLVEKRLSYLKKIISEHQESLSEKLPDEIMTLLNALKIDISDIAQRFQPQLSKLIDSQDLIENNSVLQEKIQKASAYFLEKTDNIIQTASSLEIDSDNQTVKKSVKDAYEKFIDELYYKTACLKACLNGFELKSYLNIRALAVFETEKKKTKKTISESQTAPKNVHPELYKQLKIWRNQKAEELNEPHYMILPLRTIEEIAGRLPVSIEMLSKIKGIGKKKLKLYGMEIFGIIREYCLKNNIPVEDYEELKPVKKKNTRQITLDMFQSGKSIRQIAIERNLTPSTIEDHLFAMVNKGILDIHDLMSQEKIDIISHWFSVMNDFSVKNAKNALGEDFSYNEIRYVMNMLQSKEKDF, from the coding sequence ATGGTCATCACCGAACAGTTAAAACTTGCCTTCGACTATGTTCAGTTTACCGACCGTCATGTTTTTCTGACAGGAAATGCAGGAACAGGGAAAACAACATTTCTTCAACAACTTAGAAATCAGACATTTAAGAGAATGATTGTTACAGCTCCAACCGGAGTAGCGGCCATTAATGCCGGTGGAGTTACCCTTCATTCTTTTTTTCAGTTTCCATTCGGGCCATTGGTTCCTGAAATGCTGACGGATGTTTTAAACCCTGATACGCAGGTTAAAGGAAGAGCCTCTGCAAATGTCAATAAATACGTGAAGGATAAAATCCGCATTATCCGCAGCCTCGACCTGCTGGTCATTGATGAAATAAGCATGGTACGGGCCGACCTGCTCGATGCCGTTGATGAGGTTCTCAGGCGTATCAGATATAATCAGGAACCTTTTGGCGGTATTCAGTTGCTGATGATTGGCGACTTGTACCAGCTGGCTCCTGTCGTAACTCACGAAGAACGCCCATTGCTGGAAAAATATTACGAAACGCCTTTCTTTTTCAGCAGTAAAGCTTTGCAGCGAACCAATTACATTTGTATAGAACTGACCCGGATTTTCAGGCAATCCGACCAGAAATTCATTGAGATGCTCGGACAAATACGCACCAATCATATTGATGAAGATACACTTCGTCAGCTCAATAGCCGCTACTATCCAAACATTGAACAAAATCCTGAAAAAGGCTGTATTATCCTGACAACCCATAAAAACAAAGCCAATAGCATCAATCAGAACAGACTCGACTCCATCAAAAAAAAGTCTTATTTTTTCACAGCCAAAGTGGAAGGAACTTTCCCTGAAGATATTTATCCCACACTCGAAGAGCTCGAACTGAAAGAAGGTGCCCAGATTATGTTCATCAAAAATGATTCTTCTATCGAAAAGAAATATTACAATGGAAAAATTGGAATCATTGAAAGCATTGATGATGAGGGAGTCAGGGTAAAATGTCAGGAAGATGACGAAGAAATAATTGTCGGAAGAGAAACATGGGAAAATATACGCTATGAACTGGACGAGAACACAAAGGAAATAAAGGAACACGTGATTGGCCGGTTTTCTCAGCTTCCGCTCAAACTTGCTTATGCCATCACCATACATAAAAGTCAGGGGCTAACCTTCGACAAGGCTGTGATTGATGCAAAAGCGGCTTTTGCTTCCGGGCAGGTTTATGTGGCACTCAGCCGCTGCCGTACTTTTGAAGGCCTGTTTCTCAGCTCAAAAATCGATTTCAGTAGCATTAAAATTGATTCAGATGTGGTCAGTTTCAACAGGAACTTTCAAAAAAAACCGTCCCTTGAACATGAACTCCCGACAGCTATTCATGATTTTCAGAAAAAACTCATTATTGAATTATTTAATTTCAATCTTGTTGAAAAAAGACTTTCATATCTGAAGAAAATCATATCCGAACATCAGGAAAGCCTGTCCGAAAAGCTTCCTGATGAAATAATGACCCTGTTAAATGCCTTAAAAATTGACATATCAGATATAGCCCAAAGATTCCAACCTCAGCTATCTAAACTAATTGATTCCCAAGACCTTATTGAAAACAATTCCGTCCTTCAGGAAAAAATACAAAAAGCATCAGCTTATTTTCTTGAAAAGACTGACAATATTATTCAAACAGCCTCTTCCCTGGAAATTGACTCTGACAATCAAACCGTAAAGAAATCTGTCAAAGATGCTTATGAGAAATTTATTGACGAATTGTATTATAAAACGGCTTGCCTGAAAGCCTGCCTGAATGGCTTTGAATTGAAAAGCTATCTGAATATCAGAGCATTGGCTGTTTTTGAGACCGAAAAGAAAAAGACGAAAAAAACCATTTCGGAAAGCCAGACCGCTCCGAAAAACGTGCATCCCGAACTCTATAAACAACTGAAAATTTGGAGAAATCAGAAAGCTGAGGAGCTGAATGAACCTCATTACATGATACTTCCACTCAGAACGATTGAAGAAATTGCAGGAAGGCTGCCCGTTTCAATTGAAATGTTGAGTAAAATAAAAGGAATTGGCAAAAAAAAGCTTAAGCTTTACGGAATGGAAATATTCGGTATCATCAGGGAATATTGCCTGAAAAACAACATCCCTGTTGAGGATTATGAAGAGCTGAAACCCGTAAAGAAAAAAAATACCAGACAGATTACCCTTGATATGTTTCAGTCCGGCAAAAGTATCAGGCAGATAGCCATCGAACGAAACCTTACCCCCTCCACCATTGAAGATCATTTATTTGCGATGGTTAATAAAGGAATACTTGACATTCATGACCTGATGAGTCAGGAGAAAATCGACATCATCAGCCACTGGTTCAGCGTGATGAATGACTTTAGTGTCAAGAATGCCAAAAATGCACTGGGTGAAGACTTTTCCTATAATGAAATCAGGTATGTCATGAATATGCTTCAGAGCAAAGAGAAAGATTTTTAA